A stretch of Zerene cesonia ecotype Mississippi chromosome 23, Zerene_cesonia_1.1, whole genome shotgun sequence DNA encodes these proteins:
- the LOC119836243 gene encoding NADH dehydrogenase [ubiquinone] 1 beta subcomplex subunit 9-like produces MSVLPLGIKTQTQKLQSLYKRTLRNLEAYYDRRHVYRFQAVLCRERFDQILALKDQREFNRRLQEEEDALFAIIHPIPKKCKLWII; encoded by the exons ATGTCGGTTCTACCTTTaggaataaaaacacaaacacagaAACTTCAAAGCCTCTACAAAAGAACACTGCGCAATTTAGAAGCCTATTATGATAGAAG GCATGTGTACCGTTTCCAAGCAGTGCTGTGTCGCGAGAGGTTTGACCAGATCTTGGCACTGAAGGACCAGCGGGAGTTCAACCGACGCCTGCAAGAGGAGGAAGATGCTCTCTTTGCAATCATACATCCCATCCCTAAGAAGTGTAAGTTGTGGATTATATAG